One Fibrobacter sp. UWB16 DNA window includes the following coding sequences:
- the guaB gene encoding IMP dehydrogenase, whose amino-acid sequence MKLLPEALTFDDVLLVPAESSVLPAQTDVSTQLAPNIKLNIPIISAAMDTVTTAPLAISLALQGGLGIIHKNMSIEDQAEEVRKVKRWQSGIVTNPVTLDADEPVSAAFEQRARNKVSGFPILSKGKLVGMLTSRDLRTVSDMNVKISTVMTKDPVTASPKVSLAKAKEILAEKRIEKLPLVDASGALKGLITMTDILKRENNPNASLDKNGQLLVGAAVSTSANTLERVAALVDAGVDLLIIDTAHGHHIGVRNMVKTVRKKYPKLTICAGNVCTPEAVEELAKCGANIVKVGIGPGSICTTRIIAGVGYPQFSAVVECGKMARKVGVKIIADGGLKFSGDIVKALAAGGHAVMVGSLFAGTEEAPGEVILADGRSYKSYRGMGSLGAMKAGSADRYFQGGVQEPRKFVPEGIEGRVPYKGPLRDTVYQLIGGIHSAMGYAGAANLEELYKKATFVRITGAGLRESHPHDVTITKEAPNYRTGD is encoded by the coding sequence ATGAAACTTTTGCCAGAAGCTTTGACGTTTGATGACGTCTTACTCGTTCCCGCTGAATCTTCTGTTCTTCCGGCTCAGACGGATGTGAGCACCCAGCTCGCCCCGAATATCAAGCTGAACATTCCTATCATCAGTGCTGCAATGGATACCGTTACGACGGCTCCGTTGGCTATTTCCCTTGCTTTGCAGGGTGGCCTCGGCATTATCCACAAGAATATGTCCATTGAAGACCAGGCCGAAGAAGTTCGCAAGGTCAAGCGCTGGCAGTCCGGTATTGTGACCAATCCGGTGACGCTTGATGCCGATGAACCGGTGTCTGCTGCTTTTGAACAGCGTGCTCGCAACAAGGTGAGCGGTTTCCCGATTCTCTCCAAGGGTAAGCTCGTCGGTATGCTCACGAGCCGCGACCTCCGCACCGTTAGCGACATGAACGTGAAAATCAGCACGGTCATGACCAAGGATCCTGTGACGGCAAGCCCGAAGGTGAGCCTCGCCAAGGCGAAGGAAATCCTCGCCGAAAAGCGCATTGAAAAGCTCCCGCTCGTGGACGCTTCTGGTGCTTTGAAGGGCCTCATCACGATGACGGACATCTTGAAGCGCGAAAACAACCCGAACGCAAGCCTTGACAAGAATGGTCAGTTGCTCGTCGGTGCTGCTGTCAGCACTTCTGCAAATACTCTTGAACGCGTTGCTGCCCTCGTGGACGCAGGCGTTGACCTGTTGATTATCGATACGGCTCACGGCCACCACATCGGTGTGCGCAACATGGTGAAGACCGTTCGCAAGAAATATCCGAAGCTCACGATTTGCGCCGGTAACGTTTGCACGCCGGAAGCTGTCGAAGAACTCGCCAAGTGCGGTGCCAACATCGTCAAGGTGGGTATCGGTCCGGGTTCCATCTGCACGACCCGTATCATTGCTGGTGTCGGTTACCCGCAGTTCTCCGCTGTCGTGGAATGCGGCAAGATGGCTCGCAAGGTCGGCGTGAAGATTATCGCTGACGGTGGCCTCAAGTTCTCTGGCGATATCGTCAAGGCTTTGGCTGCTGGCGGTCACGCTGTGATGGTGGGCTCTCTCTTTGCCGGTACCGAAGAAGCTCCGGGCGAAGTCATCCTCGCTGATGGCCGTAGCTACAAGAGCTACCGCGGCATGGGCTCTCTCGGCGCCATGAAGGCTGGCTCTGCTGACCGTTACTTCCAGGGTGGCGTTCAGGAACCGCGCAAGTTTGTTCCGGAAGGCATCGAAGGCCGTGTTCCGTACAAGGGACCGCTCCGCGACACCGTTTACCAGCTCATTGGCGGTATCCACTCTGCTATGGGTTATGCCGGTGCTGCAAACCTTGAAGAACTCTACAAGAAGGCAACGTTTGTCCGTATTACGGGCGCAGGCCTCCGTGAATCTCATCCGCACGATGTGACCATCACGAAGGAAGCTCCGAACTACAGAACGGGCGACTAA
- a CDS encoding glycoside hydrolase family 11 protein, which produces MNKMVIIAFGMGLSVAAFAQDFCSSAKHTGASKKVNGNEVSSYNGVGYELWYDRATSGSLTIYEDGSMACSFQNAGDYLCRAGLSFDSDKKYNELGGDMLAEFKLVKQNINGADYSYVGVYGWMEEVSKSPSKLVEYYVVDNWLTGWRPGDWVASHKMGDYTIDGAKYSVYWGEHTGPAIKTKGNTTFLQYFSIRENARDCGIINISAHMRQWEKLGMEMGKLYEAKVLGEAGSMGNGVSGTADFPHIKVYVKGEEVPSSSSVALSSSSVASSSSETVPSSSSDVLAESSSSVGGSSSSGTDAIPFTVQRFDKAGIYQVFDMQGNFLGRVELKNGVSLKQAVESKFARSSVYLVKRGAFAKTIAVER; this is translated from the coding sequence ATGAATAAAATGGTCATTATCGCTTTCGGTATGGGACTTTCGGTGGCTGCTTTTGCGCAGGATTTCTGCAGCTCGGCCAAACATACTGGTGCAAGCAAAAAAGTGAACGGGAACGAAGTGAGCTCGTACAACGGTGTCGGTTACGAGCTTTGGTACGACAGGGCTACTTCAGGTTCGCTTACAATTTATGAAGATGGATCCATGGCATGTTCTTTCCAGAATGCTGGAGACTACCTTTGCCGTGCGGGGCTTTCGTTCGATAGCGACAAGAAGTATAACGAACTTGGCGGCGATATGCTTGCGGAATTCAAGCTCGTGAAACAGAATATCAATGGTGCCGATTACTCCTATGTCGGTGTCTACGGTTGGATGGAAGAAGTTTCGAAATCCCCGAGTAAGCTGGTTGAATATTATGTTGTCGATAACTGGCTGACAGGGTGGAGGCCTGGTGATTGGGTCGCTAGCCATAAGATGGGCGATTACACAATCGATGGTGCCAAATACTCCGTTTATTGGGGAGAACATACGGGCCCCGCCATCAAGACCAAAGGCAATACGACTTTTTTGCAGTATTTCAGCATTCGTGAAAATGCCCGTGATTGCGGTATCATCAATATTAGCGCTCACATGAGACAGTGGGAAAAGCTGGGCATGGAGATGGGAAAACTCTACGAAGCCAAGGTCCTTGGCGAAGCCGGAAGCATGGGAAACGGCGTTTCCGGTACGGCTGATTTCCCGCACATAAAGGTTTACGTCAAAGGTGAAGAAGTTCCGTCGTCCAGTTCTGTTGCTTTAAGTTCAAGTTCTGTGGCGTCGAGTTCCTCTGAAACTGTGCCGAGTTCGTCATCGGATGTGCTCGCAGAATCTTCGAGCAGTGTTGGCGGTTCTTCGAGTTCGGGGACCGATGCGATTCCGTTTACGGTACAGCGCTTTGACAAGGCTGGGATTTATCAAGTGTTCGATATGCAGGGGAATTTCCTCGGCAGGGTTGAGCTGAAGAATGGTGTGTCGCTTAAGCAGGCTGTAGAAAGCAAGTTCGCCCGCTCGTCCGTTTATCTGGTCAAGCGTGGGGCCTTTGCCAAGACGATTGCTGTCGAGCGCTAA